In a single window of the Eshraghiella crossota genome:
- the pflB gene encoding formate C-acetyltransferase has translation MLDMEQWAGFEGRIWREEVNVRDFIQKNYKPYDGDESFLAEPTDATNKLWGALQKLQKEEREKGGVLDCETEVVSGLTAYGPGYIDESMKDLEQVVGLQTDKPLKRAFMPYGGIRMAEQAAESYGYEINPELKYVFENYMTTHNDAVFAAYTNEMKLARKTHVVTGLPDTYGRGRIVGDYRRVALYGIDYLIAQKEADKANCGCGNMYDDVIRLREEIAMQITALKGMKEMAKSYGYDISLPAKNAKEACQWLYFGYLAAIKTQNGAAMSVGRVSTFLDIYFERDLANGVLTESEAQEIIDHMTMKFRMVKFARIPSYNQLFSGDPTWATLEVGGIGMDGRSMVTKTDYRFLHTLENMGPSPEPNLTVLYSSALPEQFKKYAAHISIETSSIQYENDDVMKPVWGDDYSICCCVSATQTGKEIQFFGARANLGKTLLYAFNGGFDEKHRIQCGPKLQKIDKEVLSGEEDYKMVRDAYETWLDWLADIYVNVLNLIHYMHDKYYYEAAEMALIDTDVRRTFATGIAGFSHVIDSLSAIKYAKVKVIRDEEGITKDFEVEGDFPKYGNDDDRADDIGIWVLKTFLEKIKRRHTYRNSEPTTSLLTITSNVVYGEATGAMPDGRAAFTPFSPGASPSYGAEQNGLVASLNSVAKIPYHWSLDGISNTQTINPDALGHSKEEQVNNLVQVMDGYFDQGAHHLNVNVFTKDKLLDAQAHPEKEEYANFTIRVSGYAVKFISLTKKQQDDVIARTCHARL, from the coding sequence ATGTTAGACATGGAACAGTGGGCTGGATTTGAAGGCCGTATCTGGAGAGAAGAAGTTAACGTTCGTGACTTCATTCAGAAGAATTATAAGCCATATGATGGCGACGAGTCATTCCTGGCTGAACCAACAGACGCAACTAATAAGTTATGGGGTGCATTACAGAAATTACAGAAAGAAGAACGTGAAAAAGGTGGCGTTCTTGACTGTGAGACAGAAGTTGTATCAGGACTTACTGCATATGGACCTGGATATATTGATGAATCAATGAAAGATCTTGAACAGGTTGTAGGTCTTCAGACAGACAAGCCTTTAAAGAGAGCTTTTATGCCATATGGTGGTATCAGAATGGCAGAGCAGGCAGCAGAAAGCTACGGATATGAAATCAATCCTGAACTTAAGTACGTATTCGAGAACTACATGACAACACATAATGATGCAGTTTTCGCAGCATATACAAATGAAATGAAATTAGCTCGTAAGACACACGTAGTAACAGGTCTTCCTGATACATACGGACGTGGACGTATCGTAGGCGATTATCGTAGAGTTGCATTATATGGTATTGATTACCTTATTGCACAGAAGGAAGCTGATAAGGCTAATTGTGGATGCGGTAACATGTACGATGATGTAATCAGACTTCGTGAAGAAATCGCTATGCAGATTACTGCATTAAAGGGAATGAAAGAAATGGCTAAGAGCTATGGCTATGATATTTCATTACCAGCTAAGAATGCTAAGGAAGCCTGCCAGTGGTTATACTTCGGTTACCTTGCAGCTATTAAGACACAGAATGGTGCAGCAATGTCTGTAGGACGTGTTTCTACATTCCTTGATATTTATTTTGAAAGAGATTTAGCTAATGGTGTTCTTACAGAATCAGAAGCTCAGGAAATCATCGATCATATGACAATGAAATTCCGTATGGTTAAGTTCGCAAGAATTCCTTCATACAACCAGTTATTCTCAGGAGATCCTACATGGGCTACTCTTGAAGTTGGCGGTATCGGAATGGATGGTCGTTCAATGGTTACTAAGACTGACTACAGATTCCTTCATACACTTGAGAACATGGGACCTTCACCAGAACCTAACCTTACAGTTTTATATTCTAGTGCATTACCAGAACAGTTCAAGAAATATGCAGCTCATATCTCAATTGAGACAAGCTCAATCCAGTATGAGAATGATGATGTAATGAAGCCTGTATGGGGCGATGATTACTCAATCTGCTGCTGTGTATCTGCTACACAGACAGGTAAGGAAATCCAGTTCTTCGGTGCAAGAGCTAACCTTGGTAAGACATTACTTTACGCATTCAATGGTGGATTTGATGAGAAACATCGTATCCAGTGTGGACCAAAGCTTCAGAAGATCGATAAGGAAGTACTTAGCGGTGAAGAAGATTACAAGATGGTTCGTGACGCATATGAAACCTGGCTTGACTGGTTAGCAGATATTTATGTTAACGTACTCAACCTCATCCATTATATGCATGATAAATATTACTATGAAGCAGCTGAGATGGCATTAATCGATACAGATGTACGTCGTACATTTGCAACAGGTATTGCAGGATTCTCACATGTTATTGATTCACTTAGTGCTATCAAATATGCTAAGGTTAAAGTAATCCGTGATGAAGAAGGAATTACAAAAGACTTTGAAGTTGAAGGTGATTTCCCTAAATATGGTAATGATGATGACCGTGCTGATGATATCGGTATCTGGGTATTAAAGACATTCTTAGAGAAGATTAAACGTCGTCATACATACCGTAATTCAGAACCTACAACATCACTTCTTACTATTACATCTAACGTTGTATACGGAGAAGCTACAGGTGCTATGCCTGACGGACGTGCAGCATTCACTCCATTCAGCCCTGGTGCATCACCAAGCTATGGTGCAGAACAGAATGGTCTTGTTGCTTCACTTAACTCAGTTGCTAAGATTCCATATCACTGGTCACTTGATGGTATTTCTAATACACAGACAATTAACCCGGATGCTCTTGGACATAGCAAAGAAGAACAGGTTAATAACCTTGTACAGGTAATGGATGGATACTTCGATCAGGGTGCTCATCACCTTAATGTAAACGTATTTACAAAGGATAAGTTACTTGATGCACAGGCTCATCCAGAGAAAGAAGAGTATGCTAACTTTACAATTCGTGTATCTGGTTATGCTGTTAAGTTCATCAGCCTTACAAAGAAACAGCAGGATGATGTAATCGCAAGAACATGTCATGCTAGACTTTAA
- the pflA gene encoding pyruvate formate-lyase-activating protein, whose amino-acid sequence MEGRVHSLETFGLVDGPGVRYIVFLQGCRMRCKFCHNPETWSMDGGEMWTPEDLFKRAYRYKPYWMRNGKLNGGITVSGGEPLLQIEFVTEFFKLAKAKGVHTTLDTSANPFTREEPFISKFNELMKYTDLVMLDIKNIDREGHKKLTGQTVDNILDCAKYLDEIGKEMWIRHVLVPDTFNTGEAFFSNRDEQLEELSKFIDTLHHVSRVEVLPYHTLGIQKWENLGIPYSLEGVEPPTKEQIENANKILKTDKYN is encoded by the coding sequence ATGGAAGGAAGAGTACATTCATTAGAGACATTTGGCCTTGTTGACGGACCCGGAGTCAGATATATTGTTTTTTTGCAGGGATGCAGAATGAGATGTAAATTTTGCCATAATCCGGAAACATGGAGCATGGATGGAGGCGAGATGTGGACTCCTGAAGATTTGTTTAAAAGGGCATACCGGTATAAACCATATTGGATGAGAAACGGTAAATTAAACGGTGGAATAACCGTAAGTGGCGGAGAACCATTACTTCAGATTGAATTTGTTACAGAATTCTTTAAACTTGCAAAAGCAAAAGGCGTTCATACAACATTAGATACATCGGCAAATCCATTTACAAGGGAAGAACCTTTCATAAGTAAATTTAACGAATTAATGAAATATACCGATCTTGTGATGTTAGATATAAAGAATATTGACAGAGAGGGTCATAAGAAACTTACCGGACAGACTGTTGATAACATTCTGGACTGCGCGAAATATTTAGATGAAATCGGTAAGGAGATGTGGATAAGACACGTTCTTGTTCCTGACACTTTTAATACAGGAGAAGCATTTTTCAGTAACAGGGATGAACAGCTTGAAGAACTGTCTAAGTTTATCGACACACTTCATCATGTATCAAGAGTTGAAGTTTTACCATATCACACACTTGGCATACAGAAGTGGGAAAATCTTGGAATACCATATTCACTTGAAGGCGTTGAACCTCCTACAAAAGAACAGATTGAAAATGCTAATAAAATTTTAAAAACAGATAAATATAATTAA
- the rplT gene encoding 50S ribosomal protein L20 has translation MARVKGGLNAKKKHNRVLKLAKGYRGARSKQYRIAKQSVMRALTSAYAGRKQKKRQMRQLWIARINAAARMNGLSYSRFMFGLKTAGIEMNRKMLAELAVNDAAAFTKLADAAKANLK, from the coding sequence ATGGCAAGAGTTAAAGGCGGATTAAACGCTAAGAAAAAACATAACAGAGTTTTAAAACTGGCTAAAGGTTACAGAGGAGCCAGATCTAAACAGTATAGAATTGCAAAACAGTCTGTAATGAGAGCTTTAACATCAGCATATGCTGGCAGAAAGCAGAAGAAGAGACAGATGAGACAGTTATGGATTGCAAGAATCAATGCTGCAGCAAGAATGAACGGACTTTCATACAGCAGGTTTATGTTCGGTCTTAAGACAGCAGGAATCGAAATGAACAGAAAGATGCTTGCAGAATTAGCTGTTAATGATGCAGCAGCATTTACAAAGCTTGCTGATGCAGCTAAGGCTAACTTAAAGTAA
- a CDS encoding DegV family protein translates to MKYIITTDSNCDLPEAFYKDNNIPVLPICYYMDGVIYGKKNTLPLSEFYHRMRNGESAKTTAPNIVETKAFFEDCIKVCKNIVHIAFSSALSSTCQNAVIASKEIQDEYKDVKITVIDSLCSCMGEGMLLYKAVSNKNNGMSYDNLIEYLNNVKTHIIHLFTVDDLHYLHNGGRLSKSAAVLGSIINIKPILFVDNNGELKLADKVRGRKKSLLYLISKTISDISPHGKDIVMISHCDCEEDAMYIYSHLKENIDIKEIMVNQIGPTIGSHSGPGTLAVYYESAKRE, encoded by the coding sequence ATGAAATATATAATTACCACGGACAGTAATTGTGATCTTCCGGAAGCCTTTTACAAAGATAATAATATTCCGGTTCTTCCAATCTGCTATTACATGGACGGAGTTATTTACGGTAAAAAAAACACTCTGCCCCTGTCAGAATTTTACCACAGAATGCGAAATGGCGAAAGTGCCAAAACCACAGCCCCAAATATAGTGGAAACAAAAGCTTTTTTTGAAGACTGTATAAAGGTATGTAAAAATATTGTCCATATTGCTTTTTCTTCGGCTTTAAGCTCAACCTGCCAGAATGCCGTAATTGCATCAAAAGAAATACAGGATGAATATAAGGACGTAAAAATTACCGTAATTGATTCATTGTGTTCATGCATGGGTGAAGGAATGCTTTTATATAAGGCTGTATCAAATAAAAATAACGGCATGTCCTACGATAATCTTATTGAATACCTGAACAACGTCAAAACCCATATAATACATCTTTTTACGGTTGATGATCTGCACTACCTTCATAACGGCGGACGGCTTTCAAAAAGTGCCGCAGTTTTAGGAAGCATTATCAATATCAAACCTATATTATTTGTGGATAACAACGGTGAGTTAAAACTGGCCGATAAGGTAAGAGGCAGAAAAAAATCCCTTTTATATCTTATCAGTAAAACAATATCCGATATATCTCCCCATGGGAAGGACATTGTAATGATAAGCCATTGTGACTGCGAAGAAGATGCCATGTATATATACAGCCATCTTAAAGAAAACATTGATATAAAAGAAATAATGGTAAACCAGATAGGCCCCACAATCGGTTCCCATTCCGGTCCCGGAACTTTGGCGGTATACTACGAAAGTGCCAAAAGAGAATAA
- the infC gene encoding translation initiation factor IF-3, which translates to MINEQIRDKEVRVIGENGEMIGVMSSKEAYKLAQEAELDLIKIAPTAQPPVCKIADYGKYKYEQIRREKEARKKQKTVEIKEVRLSPNIESNDLNTKVNAARKFLEKGDKVKVTLRFRGRELAHMSSNKHILDDFAEQLADCSVIEKPAKVEGRSMAMILAEKR; encoded by the coding sequence ATGATTAATGAACAGATCAGAGACAAAGAAGTTCGTGTAATTGGCGAAAACGGAGAGATGATAGGAGTGATGTCATCTAAGGAAGCATATAAGCTTGCACAGGAAGCGGAACTTGATTTGATTAAGATTGCTCCTACAGCACAGCCACCTGTATGCAAGATTGCCGATTACGGAAAGTATAAGTACGAACAGATTCGTAGGGAAAAGGAAGCACGCAAGAAACAGAAGACTGTTGAAATCAAAGAAGTACGTCTTTCACCTAATATCGAAAGCAATGACCTTAATACGAAGGTTAATGCTGCAAGAAAATTCCTTGAGAAGGGTGATAAGGTTAAGGTAACCTTGAGATTCAGAGGAAGGGAATTAGCTCATATGTCATCGAATAAACATATTCTTGATGATTTTGCAGAGCAGCTTGCTGACTGTTCAGTAATAGAGAAACCTGCCAAAGTCGAGGGCAGAAGCATGGCAATGATTTTAGCTGAGAAACGTTAA
- the rpmI gene encoding 50S ribosomal protein L35 — protein MPKMKTSRAAAKRFKVTGSGKLKRNKAYKSHILTKKTTKRKRNLRKAALVDSTNEKNMKKILPYI, from the coding sequence ATGCCAAAAATGAAGACAAGCAGAGCCGCAGCTAAGCGTTTTAAAGTTACCGGTTCAGGCAAATTAAAAAGAAACAAAGCTTATAAGAGCCACATCTTAACAAAGAAGACAACAAAGAGAAAGAGAAATCTTAGAAAAGCAGCTCTTGTTGACTCAACAAATGAAAAGAACATGAAGAAGATTTTACCATACATCTAA
- the lepB gene encoding signal peptidase I: MAKLSEVEEMLEKAEADEEKEKIITGHKNKKEDEAKSGWKVVLEYVRVIAIGALIAFLLCKFVIINAVIPTRSMVSTVNVGDRLIGLRIPYYFTDPKRGDVVIFKAPEATGEDAGQLYIKRVIGLPGETIVIKEGVAYLKNEDGKEECIDNPDWWNEKPNANDVKNYQEIVLGDNEYFMMGDNRNHSSDSRVWGAVTRKAILAKAWLRYYKGFKIIK, translated from the coding sequence ATGGCAAAACTCAGTGAAGTGGAAGAAATGCTTGAAAAAGCAGAAGCGGATGAAGAAAAGGAAAAGATAATAACCGGACATAAGAACAAAAAAGAAGATGAAGCAAAATCCGGATGGAAAGTTGTATTGGAATATGTCAGGGTTATTGCAATTGGTGCACTTATAGCTTTTTTACTTTGCAAGTTTGTTATCATCAACGCTGTTATTCCAACAAGATCAATGGTCAGCACGGTTAATGTTGGTGACCGCCTTATAGGACTGCGTATACCATATTATTTTACGGATCCTAAAAGAGGAGATGTTGTCATATTCAAAGCTCCGGAAGCAACCGGTGAGGATGCAGGCCAGCTTTACATAAAGAGAGTAATAGGGCTTCCCGGCGAGACTATAGTTATTAAAGAAGGTGTTGCATATCTTAAAAATGAAGACGGCAAAGAAGAATGTATTGACAATCCTGACTGGTGGAACGAAAAACCCAACGCCAATGATGTGAAAAATTATCAGGAAATAGTCCTTGGCGATAACGAGTATTTTATGATGGGCGATAACCGTAACCACTCATCGGATTCGAGAGTATGGGGAGCCGTAACAAGAAAGGCGATTCTTGCAAAAGCATGGCTCAGATATTACAAAGGATTTAAAATAATAAAATAA